The genome window CTTGGCATAGAAGTTCATCATACACCTACTGGTTCTGTGTTACTCACTCAAAGCAAATATATTCATGATCTACTGCACAAAACTGACATGGCTGAAGCAAAACCCATTTCTTCTCCTATGGTGACTAACTTGAAGCTCTCTAAAACTGGTAATGATCTTCCTCCCAGATCCACTATGTACAGGTCAGTGGTGGGGGCCCTTCAATATGCCACTATCACCAGACCTGAGATTAGCTTTTCTGTGAACAAAGTCTGTCAGTTCATGTCCAAACCCTTGGAGTCCCACTGGACTGCAGTAAAGCAAATCCTCAAATATCTGAAAGGTACTCTGCACGTTGGACATAGATTTGTACCAGCCTCTCTTCATCAGCCTCTCAGTCTGCATGCTTTCTGTGATGCTGACTGGGCAGCTGATCTTGATGGCCAAAGATCCACCTCAGGTGCAGCCATCTTCTTAGGTCCAAATCTGATCTCTTGGTGGTCATGGAAACAACAGGTGGTAGCTAATTCACTAACCTGCGCATTTATCTTGTGGTGTATGTAGATGATATTGTTATTACAGGAGATGACCACAGGGGTGTCCGGGATCTTAAAAATCATTTGTCTCAGCACTTTCAGACTAAGGATTTGGGTCAGCTAAAATACTTGCTGGGGATTGAAGTAACTCAATCAAAGACCAGTGTTGCCATTTCCCAAAGGAAATATGCTCGTGACATCCTGGAAGACATTGGGATGGTAAATTGTGTAAGCCTGTTGACACTCCCATGGATCCAAATACCAAACTTATACCAGATCAGGGGGAGCCCTTCTCTGATCCAGGAAGATATCGAAGATTGGTTGGGAAGCTGATTTATCTCACCATGATTAGACCTGACAACCTTTGCAGTCAATGTTGTAAGTAAATTCCTCAATTCTCCCTGCAAAAGTCATTGGGATGCTGTCATACGAATCTTGAGGTATATAAAAGGGTCTCCCGGAAAATGGATAGTTTATGAGAACAGAGGCCACCTTGATATAGTTGCATATACTGATGCGGATTGGGCTGGTTCACCGAGTGGTCGCAGGTCAACCTCGGGATATTGTGTCCTAATTGGTGGTAATCTCATTTCTTGGAAGAGCAAGAAGCAGAATAATGTGGCAAGGTTTTGTGCGGAGGCTGAATATTGAGCTATGTCAGTTACTATGTGTGAGCTGATTTGGTTGAATCAACTCCTTAGTGAGCTCaaattttgcaaaattgggTCCATGAAACTTGTTTGTGAATCCCAAATAGCCTTACATATAGCATCTAATCCTGTCTTCTATGAACAGACTAAACATATTGAAATTGATTGTCACTTTATGAGAGAGAAGATAATTTTTGGAGAAGTCACCACCTCTTTTGTCAACCCTAGTGGTCAGCTAGCAGATATTTTTACCATGTCACTTTTAGAGGGCAGAGGATATCCTACATTTGTTCCAAGCTGGATGCATATGATCTATAAGCTCCAGCTTGAGGGAGAGTGTTGCAATATGATTTAGTTTCTCGATTTACATTGTTATGATTTAGTTTCCTGATTTACATTGTTGAGATATATTTTACTTTCCAGATTTACATTGTTGCTTAGTTACtgtttttattgaattgatTCTGATTGTATAATTctgattattataaataaagagcTGAGGAATCACTCTCCTCAAGCATTCAGTCAATATCTTCTTGGTACTCAAGTTGGTATTACAGTCATGAAATTCACCTTTTTAAATTGGTTATTTGACATTTTCGTTCCCTGTAATATTGTCCTATTGTTATGTGAAATTAGCATATTGCACCCAGCAGAAGGGCTGTTTCATGTTTATTAGATATCATATGCTTCTCGAAATAGCTGTTTACTTGCTTATAAAGTTTCAGTATTCTTTTATGAACTAATTGAGGGTGAATTTACTCATGTCACGTAAAAATCTGTATTTATGAACTAATTGAGGGTGAATTTACTCATGTCACGTAAATAATTGTCTCTCATTTTTTCATATACAAAGAGCTGCATTATCTTAAAAATGGTTAACTGCTAAGCAGTGTACATGCTTCTGAATATTCCCCAAGTTTTGATTTTCGCTAATTCAGCAGATATAGAGCTGGATACAAGGTTCACAATATTGTCATTGGAATGCAAAATCAAATGTGATTCTagatttgtttattttgatgtgtTCATTATTGATATGGACAGATGGGACTGGGCAAGACTTTGCAAGCTATCTCCTTTTTAAGCTATTTAAAAGTATGCCGGTTGTCACTTGGGCCATTTTGTGAGTGAAGGAATCTTtgcttgatttgatttgataaattttaattttttcttgtaatGTGTATTCTGATAAATACTTGTCTCTttcatgcttttattttattttttcagtggTTATATGTCCTCTAAGTGTGACAGATGGTTGGGTGTCAGAGATAGTCAAATTTACCCCTAAACTCAAAGTCTTCAAATATGTTGGTGATAAAGAATGCAGGCGCAATCTACGCATGAAAATACATGAATATGTAACAGGGCAGTCATCAACACTGAATGTGAGTGCATTATACTTTCATACACTCATTGAATCTGGATGGCTTTTAATAAAATACCATGTTTCTGTTGTCATACGAATGTCTGTCTACTAATTTTAGTTGTGGTGGAACTTTTTGGCAGGTCTTGTTGCCTTTTGATGTGCTGTTAACCTCATATGACATTGCACTGATGGATCAGGATTTTCTTTCTCAAATATCATGGCAGTATGCAATTATTGATGAAGCTCAGAGACTTAAAAACCCATCAAGTGTACGTTGAATATTTAATGCCCCATGTATTGTAGTTTTCAATTAAGAATGCTTCTGTATATTAAACTTGTCTAATTACTTTCTTTTCAGTGAAGCAGTAGTTGGTACGTATTGTAAGAAACTATAGGGATTAAGGTAGGGAAAGAGGAAAGAGAAAATAGAGGCTGAAAGTGAATAATGTGAAACTAATATTGATTCAATGTGATGATCAGATACAAAATGTAAAATACTTATGCCTATTTAAgtatttatactaataatcGACTCCAAATCCTAATTAAGTAAGGAAACAAATTGTGAAATATAAGGAATATAAAAGCCAGTTCAAAGGGATAATCAAAGATAATGGTAATGGTATTATgagataattttcaattttcatgtaTTCTAACACCCCCCTTAAAGCTCACTATTTAAGATTGTCACAAATGAACCCTTTAGAAAATATAATGTGTTCTCCACAAAACATGGTTGCAAAGGAAACCTAAGGATGCTAGAGACATCAAAGAGATTAGAGATGAGCATTGCTAGATGACAACTTAGCAAGATGGCTGGAGTGATCACCAGTCACCAACCTGAAGAGCTGGTTAAAACTTCTCCAAGTTCATCAAGAACAACTTCTTGAAGCTTCTTGACACAAGAAAATTTAGGAACATGTTGACAGCTGTATGTCtatattaagaattaattaGACAGCTGGATGTTTATTTTTGGAATTAATTTTCTAGAAGATTGAATAATTAGGATCAAGATCagattattttgatttgatctgatttgattattattttgggTCAGAATCAAATCTCTCTGATTTGATCTGATccctttttatttactttcctttttacatttattatgTAATTGGCAGTCTTGCCTATATATGTAAATCTTTTATTCCTGAATAATATACAAGAATTATTCTTCCTCTCCTATTGTTTTTCTCCCCAGTAGTCCCTAAAATTACATGGTATTAGAGCTTCGACTCTGATCTTGTGGTATCCCGCCATGAAACTGTATCATCCCCTATCATATCTGATTCTCTGTCCATGGGTACCAATTTACAGCTTGTGATTCAAAAGCTGAATAGTAAAATTATGTTGAATGGGCTCAATCCGTGAAACTGGCCCTTGATGGCAAGGGAAAGTTGGGCTACCTGACAGGAGACGCTTCTCAACCAGGAGTGACCGACCCCTCTCTCCCAAGATGGAAGTcagaaaattcactaatcatcgCATGACTGATCAACTCAATGGACTCTTCCATTGGGAAGCCATACTTATTCCTCCCAACTGCGAAAGATGTGTGGGAGGCCGTCCGCGATTGCTATTCTGATCTAGAAAACTCTTCTCAGATTTATGAACTGAAGACTCAGCTGTGGCAATCCAAACAAGGAGACAAGGATGCGACAACCTTTTACAATCTCATGGTTACTCTTTGGCAGGAGTTGGACCAATGCTATGAGGATGATTGGGAAAATCCTAATGATGCAACCAGGTtcaagaagagagaagagaatgatAGAGTTTACGTGTTTTTAGCAAGCTTAAATCAAGAACTGGATGAGGTGTGTGATAGAATTTTGGGCAGAAAACCACTGGCGTCAATGCGAGAAGTGTTCTCTGAAGTTAGGAGGGAGGAATCCAGGAGGAAAATCATGCTGCGAAACTCTGATGGTATAAGGATGCAAGAAGCTGAAAGTTCAGCCCTGATTGCAAAGGGACACGAAccagaaggagaaaaaaagaagcgACCTTGGTGTGATCATTGTAGAAGACCATGGCACACTAAGGAAACCTGCTGGAAACTCCATGGAAAACCACCCAACTCAAAAAAGAAACCAACTGGAGAGGGTCGGGCTTTCCAAACCTCAAATGCTGAAAATGTGGAGCAGAAAGGCAACTCCGAGTCATCTCCATTCACTAAGGAACAACTAGAGCACCTGTATAAACTCTTTACCACAAAAATGTCAGTGACTCCATCCTCTTCTTTGGCTCAAAAAGGTATCTCTTTCTCTGCTGCTCTCCTTAGTTCCAAACCTGATTCCAAAGCTCCATGGATCATCGATTCTGGAGCCTCTGACCATATGACAAATTGTTCAAAATTGTTTTCCACATATAGTCCTTGTGCAGGTCACAAAAAGGTCAAAATAGCTGATGGTACCTTTTCTACTATAGCCGGTGTTGGTTCTATTCCTGTATCTAAAACTTTAACCCTTCACAATGTCCTTCATGTTCCAAATTTATCATGTAATTTGTTGTCTATAAGTAAATTAACACATGACTTAAATTGTTTGGCTATTTTTGATTCCTCTACATGTAAATTTTAGGAGTTGAGTTCGGGGAGGATGATTGGCAGTTCTAAAGAGGTTGATGGCCTCTATCCCTTTGAAGATGAGTCTGGTCCTAAGGAGAAACTCCAGAAAAATTGTCTCAATTCAATTCTGATTCATGAAGATGAAGAAATAATGCTATGGCATTATCGGCTAGGTCACcccaattttttgtatttgaagCATTTATTTCCTGacctctttaaaaataaaaatccaaatttgttttcttgtgaAATTTGTCAATTTGCAAAACATCATcgttcctcttttttttttgcacagcaaaaatcaaatattatatatgaacttcagtactaggtgtactgaaaATATAGATATGAATACAAGGCATAAAAAGCCTAAACCCCACGAGGGAGAATCGATAGATAGGACGAAATACAAAGCCAACCCAACCCCTTTAGGAAAAAGCCTCCTTCAGATTAGTTGaccagaaattaaagtgcaattGGAAACCCTTCTCCACACACTTAAGCCAGGACCAGGTGTGGAATAAAGCCTCATCCATGACCTTTTCTGGATTGAAAGGCTGATTATTGAAAATCATGCCGTTTCTGTGGTGCCAAATGGACAATGACAGAGCTATCCAGAGAAATTCCCATCTCTTGACTGTGCTGCTTGGTCTATTCCATTGAGAGAATTGCAGAAAATGATTGTTTGGGTCAGTGGAGAGAGGACCCACTCTATTAACCCATCTCATAGGCTCCCACCAGAGACTCCTAGTCTTGGAACAGTTGAAAAAAAGATGATTGGCAAATTCTTCTTCAAGGTCACATAAAGGACAGCTATAAGAATGCAGAGTCACTTGCCTCCTTCTGAGATTATCCCTAGTAGGGAGCCTGTTCTTGAATAATCTCCATGAAAAAGCACTAGCTCTTGGGGGAATTTTCAGGCTCCACATGATCTTAAGAACCCTGTCCTCATTAGCATTATCATGAGCCTCCTGCAGCATTTTATAAGCAGACTTTGTGGAATATAGGTCATTAGGATCAGGCTTCCAGCAAAGGAAATCCCTGCTGGAATGATTGATGTTGCCTGACTCAATGTCAGCTAGGAAGTCAGCTACCATGTCAATTTCATAGTCAAAAAAGTTCCTTCTCCATGTTAGCTTCCATTCCCATCTCTCTTCCACAAAATTCCCCATAGAATTGATTGAAGAGGTCTGCTGAttgcttattaaaaaaagagtagGATATTTTGTTTGAAGATTATAATTATCCCCCAGCCATTTGTCCTTCCAGAAGCTAATTTTGGTGCCACAACCCACTCTCCACTTGAGGTTATCAACAAAACAGTTGTTGTGCTGCTGCTGGAAAATAGCCTTTAAGTCTTGCCACCATTGAGAGTGGAATTTACTCTTACCGCCAGAGATCATCTCTTTCCACCCACCATATTTGGAGATTAGAATTCTAGCCCAGGGCTGGTTCTGGTTATTGGCCAGCTCCCACCCCCATTTGCCAAGTAAAGCCTCATTAAAGATGGATAAATCTTTGATCCCAAGGTCCCCTTTGTTCTTGGGGAGGCAAACTGAACCCCATTTTACCCAAGGTATCTTGCTGGCCTCTTGCTGACCTCCCCACAGAAATTTTCTCTGGATGGAGACAATCTTGTGCACCACTTTTTTGGGAatcttgaaaaaagaaagaagatagaTAGGTAAGGCAGCTAAAACTGAGTTAATGAGAGTGATTCTGCCCCCCATAGATAGGCTTCTTTGCTTCCACTTTGCAAGTTTATCTTCAAACTTCCTTATAATAGGCTGCCACACACTCCAGCTCTTCGAGGACACCCCTAGAGGAATTCCGagataagaaaaaggaaaatccaTGTGACTGCAGTTAAGGAATTGAGCTGCAGCCCTGCACCAACTTCCAGATTTGCCCAGACAGCCAAGATGGCTTTTAGAATAATTAATCTTGAGGCCAGAAACGTTTTCAAAGCATCTCAGAATGCATTTTAAAGATCTAACATTTTGCTGAGTGGGATCTCCAAAAAACAGGGTATCATCAGCATATTGGAGGatgttcacttcttcttttaaaatTCCAACTCTATAGCTGCTGAATAGATTCTTGGACACAGCTGATCTCATCAAACCTGTGAGGCCTTCCGCTACAATATTGAAGAGAAGGGGTGCAAGGGGATCACCTTGCCTTAGACCTCTCTTAGGAGCAAATTCCTTAGAAGGACTTCCATTAATTAAAATGGATATGGTTGCTGTAGACAGACAACCATTAATCCATTTCCTCCACCTATCACAAAAGCCCATCCTCATGAGCATGTAGTCGAGAAATCCCCATGAAACCGAGTCATACGCCTTTTCAAAATCCGCTTTGAAAACCAAGCAAGGTTTATTTCTAGCCTtagtgatgcaagctccattggagcttgtaggcctaggatcttct of Glycine soja cultivar W05 chromosome 1, ASM419377v2, whole genome shotgun sequence contains these proteins:
- the LOC114412904 gene encoding uncharacterized protein LOC114412904 translates to MDSSIGKPYLFLPTAKDVWEAVRDCYSDLENSSQIYELKTQLWQSKQGDKDATTFYNLMVTLWQELDQCYEDDWENPNDATRFKKREENDRVYVFLASLNQELDEVCDRILGRKPLASMREVFSEVRREESRRKIMLRNSDGIRMQEAESSALIAKGHEPEGEKKKRPWCDHCRRPWHTKETCWKLHGKPPNSKKKPTGEGRAFQTSNAENVEQKGNSESSPFTKEQLEHLYKLFTTKMSVTPSSSLAQKGVEFGEDDWQF